The genomic region CTCTCCCGAAACGAAAGCATGGGAAAACCTTTTTCCCATTCCCTTTAGCCTCATTCGGGTTCATTAAGTTCCACTTATACTGCCGGAGGAGGGAGTCGAACCCTCATGAGGTTACCCTCACCGGATTTTGAATCCGGCGCGTCTGCCATTTCACCACTCCGGCTGAAATTGTTTCATTAAATATAAATAATAATCAAAAACTCTCTAACTGTCAAATATTTCAATTTTAATGCAACTTGTTGATTATATAACATTAAAATTGTAAATTATATAATTCCTTAGGGTTCTCCCAGAACCATTTTTCTATTATGGTATGAGCTTGCTTTTCTGTCATAGTTCCTTCCCGTATTCTTTTTCCTAAAACACTTGCAAGGCTCTCTTTTGCCATAACAAGATGACCAAACACCTTCTCTACTGGTATATTATAGTCAGCCCCAAAACCTACTATTTTATTTATAGGTACCGCATCTATAATCTCGTCGATAGCATCAGTTGTACATTTTTGAGATATTGCATAAGTCCAACAAAGGTTAAGCCAAACATTACTAAAACCTTTTGCCAACATAATAGTCTCTCTTACCCAGGGGTAACCAAGATGATATATATCAAACTTAACGTCTGGATATTTAATCAACAGCGGAATTATATGTAAAGGGTGGCGGTATCGAAAATCGCCCCAGTAACCAGTATGTACAGCAATGGTTAAACCTTTTTTAGAAGCGTACTTTAGTGCTTTATCTATTGTATAACTGTCAAACAATTTTCCTTCTATATGTGTGCCTTCTTTGAGCATTACAAACTCTTTTCTTGCGTCTTCTTTTATTGTTTCAACATACGGAAAAGATATCATTTTCAACCCAACAGCACCATCTTTTTTTACTATATCAATATAATTTTGAATGTGAGCAAGGTAGTCATCGAGAGTCTTAATTTTGTTGTTTTCCTTTAATCTTAAAGTTGTAGGTGCCAAAAATATGGTTTTTCCTGTCATCTTATCAATAACTGCTTCGCCAAATCCACCCCTTAAAGGCATAACTGGAGTAAAAAAATCAGGGTCTACATCTGTCCGACCACACTGGCAAAGACAAGTTTTTATTTTACAGGCATCCTTAAAAACTTTTTTGTAGATACCCGGCTTATTATTTTTTTTCATATTTTCAGATATGCTTCGATAGGTGTCTTGGTTAATATCTTCAGCCCCATAAAACTTTTTAGCCGCAAGTAAAGCCGCTCTCGAGTAGGAAGTATGCCTTATATTTTCCCAATAAGGCATAAACTCTTTCCATCTTTTTTCAATTGGAAGATTTGTATCAAAAAGACTCTTATATGTTGTTTCTGACATCCCTGCTCTACTAAGGTCTCTATGGGTGTAATGTGAAAAGAGAGTAAACACATCAACATTTTTTTCTAACCTTGCTTCTTCTGGATGGGTATGTTCGTGTCCATCAATAATCTCCATATTATCCATAACTTCAAGCAGGTTAAGTTCCACATCTCCAAAACCTTTTTTATAAAAAGATTTCATATCTCCCCCTAAAGTTTAGAACTTAACTAATTAGAATATTGTTAAACTATGCAGGTAATTGTAACTCGTTTTTACTCTCAAAACGAAAAGTTCTTGTAGCTTTTTATAGAAAGGAATGACGTTCTCTTCTTGTTTTTTACTAAAATTATTACTTAAAGATTCACTTAAAATATACCATATTAAGCGGAGAGGGTGGGAGTCGAACCCACGATCCGTTTCCGGATACGCGCTTTCCAAGCGCGCGCACTCGGCCTCTATGCGACCTCTCCAAATATCTAAAACTCAAATATTATTCTTTTTTTTCTGCTACATTTTTAGTAGGTAGTTTATACCCTGCTTTTAATCTTTTAGCAAGCATCTTTTGGGCTCTGCTTCCAAGTTGCTCATAAGAAATTTTACCTTTATCCATAGCTTTAAGGCTTTCTTTAGCTGCTTTTACTTTTTTTCTATGGATAAGCCCCATCTTTCTTTTAAGTTTTCCCATTAAAACTCCTTTATTCTAAATATTGTTAATAGAAGTATCTTGTTATAAATATCAATCCAATGTGTAACCTATATTATACCTGTCCAACCTGCCTTATCTTAACCATTCTATTTTTTACCAAAGACTCTTTCGCTGCAAGACAAGCGTATACACTCTGAATACCATCCTGTATAGAAGCTATAGATTTTTCTTTGTTTTTTACAATATTAATAAAATTTATTCCCAGTATATTGTCTCCACCAAAATGGCTCGCAACATCCCCTGATTTAATAGTATCAGAAAAAGGTTTGTGGTGCCTAACATACTTTATTTCATTTTCATACCAATCAAATCTTAGTGTACCGTGGTAACCGCTTATTGTAGCCCCTCTTGCGGCTGCGTCTCTTCTTGTGTAAAAGACCTGTGTATATACTCCGTGTGCTCCAGAAGCAAATTCTAATAAAGCACTTGAAGAATCTTCATTTGTGCCTTCCTCCAGAGAGCCACAGTCAACACTATAAACACACATATGGTCTTTTGTATGATGTCCTGAACCGTTTAATTTTCTATTTGTAGGGCTTTCAAGACAAGTATCAGTCTCTTTGCATTCAGAACATTTAAGACCTTTCTCTTTTGTTCCTCCAAAGATATGCATAAAAGTTGCCATGGCTCCTACCCTCACTATAGGTGAACCCATAAGGTATGATATATAATCAAAATCGTGGGTAGCCTTTTGTAAAAACAATCCTTGGGTAATAGAATAGTCTCTATAAGGTTGCTCCCAATACACAGTACCATAAGGAACATAGTTCCAAGCCATTATATGTTCAGGGTTACCTACAGCGCCGTTTTCAAGTTTCTCTTTTACAAACCGACATAAAGGACTTGCTTTCAAGCCAAAACCGACAACTACTTCACACTTTGAATTTTCAAAAGCTTTCTCCAGTTCAATCGCTTGTTCCATATTGATAGAAACAGGTTTTTCAAGAAAAAGTGGTATAGAATGTTTTGCTGCTTTTATAGCGTAAGAAGTATGTAAGTTACACCTTGTTCCAATAGCAAGAGCATCAAGTTTCCCTTTTTTTACCATCTCTTCAAAGGAGTTATAAAAAACGGCTTTATCTCTATCTTG from bacterium harbors:
- a CDS encoding amidohydrolase, which codes for MKSFYKKGFGDVELNLLEVMDNMEIIDGHEHTHPEEARLEKNVDVFTLFSHYTHRDLSRAGMSETTYKSLFDTNLPIEKRWKEFMPYWENIRHTSYSRAALLAAKKFYGAEDINQDTYRSISENMKKNNKPGIYKKVFKDACKIKTCLCQCGRTDVDPDFFTPVMPLRGGFGEAVIDKMTGKTIFLAPTTLRLKENNKIKTLDDYLAHIQNYIDIVKKDGAVGLKMISFPYVETIKEDARKEFVMLKEGTHIEGKLFDSYTIDKALKYASKKGLTIAVHTGYWGDFRYRHPLHIIPLLIKYPDVKFDIYHLGYPWVRETIMLAKGFSNVWLNLCWTYAISQKCTTDAIDEIIDAVPINKIVGFGADYNIPVEKVFGHLVMAKESLASVLGKRIREGTMTEKQAHTIIEKWFWENPKELYNLQF
- a CDS encoding Gfo/Idh/MocA family oxidoreductase, with the translated sequence MRVGVVGLGARISGVINHTLANIEPDIKVVGVVDPDEQGARSRLSEQDRDKAVFYNSFEEMVKKGKLDALAIGTRCNLHTSYAIKAAKHSIPLFLEKPVSINMEQAIELEKAFENSKCEVVVGFGLKASPLCRFVKEKLENGAVGNPEHIMAWNYVPYGTVYWEQPYRDYSITQGLFLQKATHDFDYISYLMGSPIVRVGAMATFMHIFGGTKEKGLKCSECKETDTCLESPTNRKLNGSGHHTKDHMCVYSVDCGSLEEGTNEDSSSALLEFASGAHGVYTQVFYTRRDAAARGATISGYHGTLRFDWYENEIKYVRHHKPFSDTIKSGDVASHFGGDNILGINFINIVKNKEKSIASIQDGIQSVYACLAAKESLVKNRMVKIRQVGQV